A genome region from Anopheles stephensi strain Indian chromosome 2, UCI_ANSTEP_V1.0, whole genome shotgun sequence includes the following:
- the LOC118504682 gene encoding uncharacterized protein LOC118504682: protein MGELIEKMHDTKDFCFTLHASTSDIGVILKHSVYSIIYQRGISFREGFRCGMYDGVPLMLPCNQKIQAYVDEVMVDTQRFLEAKQISKFMVYIYTGRNKVLERWIFDLQPKDAYDETTCSSKAVPEMSDIVLQITSVACCLPILKKRCPLYFVFGEASHDND from the exons ATGGGTGAATTAATCGAAAAAATGCATGATACCAAAGATTTTTGCTTCACGTTGCACGCGTCCACGTCGGATATAGGTGTGATCTTGA AGCACAGCGTCTATTCCATCATTTACCAGCGAGGCATAAGCTTTAGGGAAGGATTTCGATGCGGAATGTACGACGGTGTACCGTTGATGTTACCGTGCAACCAGAAAATTCAAGCCTATGTGGACGAAGTGATGGTCGATACGCAAC GTTTCCTAGAAGCAAAGCAGATCTCCAAGTTTATGGTGTACATTTACACCGGCCGGAACAAAGTGCTGGAGCGTTGGATTTTCGACCTGCAGCCGAAGGATGCTTACGATGAGACGACCTGTTCAAGCAAGGCAGTGCCAGAGATGAGTGATATTGTGCTGCAAATAACTTCAGTAGCATGCTGTCTGCCCATTTTGAAGAAAAGATGTCCCTTATATTTTGTATTCGGAGAGGCAAGTCACGATAATGATTAG